One Aegilops tauschii subsp. strangulata cultivar AL8/78 chromosome 7, Aet v6.0, whole genome shotgun sequence genomic window carries:
- the LOC109783337 gene encoding chaperone protein ClpB1-like yields the protein MVAGTHWRGMFEQRLKDAIKKAEDSAGKLILFIDEMHMIVGAGDHRGGTGDAANILKPALARGRIRCIGATTTEEYRKYIQRDAALERRFQRVDVDEPTVQATVAILQGLKQRYQDYHGLIISDDALVAAAHLAGHYITGRQFPDKAIDLMDEACTSVRLHQPKQIRDKKTSTVNAVQELTVGPCHIAQVVSRWTKIPITTLGREEEKFSHLVDRLHERVVGQHEAINLVAQEVLRSRVGFDQSSQPIGSFLFLGPTGVGKTELAKTLAEKLFDNEKMLVRFDMSEYADSGSVSRLIGGPRRFNFYEEDGQLTDKVRSQPYSVVLFDEADKAHPSIFKVLIQLLDDGVLIDGKGRSVYFKNTIIIMSSNLGAENLSAGMAAENMETARDLLMEKVEKRFKPEFINKLSETVIFEPLSHDELREIVKIQMKSVVAMAANKGISLFASDAALDVIWSELHDMVYGARPIKRWMKKNVTRVLVDMLVNGEACQGSTVFIDAANDRKGLKYHVLK from the exons ATGGTCGCGGGAACCCACTGGCGCGGCATGTTCGAGCAGCGCTTGAAGGATGCCATCAAGAAGGCCGAGGATTCCGCCGGCAAGCTCATCCTCTTCATCGACGAGATGCACATGATTGTCGGTGCCGGCGATCATCGTGGCGGCACCGGCGACGCGGCCAACATCCTCAAGCCCGCGTTGGCCCGTGGCCGCATCCGTTGCATAGGCGCCACCACAACCGAAGAGTACCGCAAATACATCCAGAGGGATGCCGCGCTCGAGCGGCGCTTCCAAAGGGTTGACGTCGACGAGCCGACCGTCCAGGCAACCGTTGCCATCCTGCAGGGGCTGAAGCAGCGGTACCAAGACTACCATGGACTAATAATCAGCGACGACGCTCTGGTTGCTGCTGCGCACCTCGCCGGCCATTATATTACAG GTCGTCAGTTTCCTGATAAAGCAATTGATCTGATGGACGAGGCATGCACTTCCGTAAGGTTGCATCAACCAAAACAAATTAGAGATAAGAAAACTAGCACTGTAAATGCAGTGCAGGAGCTAACCGTTGGTCCATGTCATATTGCACAG GTTGTGAGCCGATGGACTAAAATTCCGATCACTACACTTGGCCGAGAGGAAGAAAAGTTCAGCCACCTGGTAGACCGATTGCATGAGAGAGTGGTTGGACAGCATGAAGCTATTAATTTGGTTGCGCAAGAAGTGCTACGTTCGAGGGTCGGCTTTGATCAATCTAGCCAACCAATCGGTTCTTTTCTATTTTTGGGGCCGACTGGTGTTGGGAAGACAGAGCTTGCGAAAACACTTGCCGAGAAGCTGTTTGACAATGAGAAGATGTTGGTCCGCTTTGACATGTCTGAATATGCTGACAGTGGATCTGTATCGCGTCTCATTGGAGGACCTCGAAGGTTTAACTT CTATGAAGAAGACGGACAGCTTACTGATAAAGTAAGGAGCCAACCATATAGTGTTGTTCTTTTTGACGAGGCGGATAAGGCGCATCCCTCGATATTCAAGGTTCTCATTCAACTCCTCGATGATGGCGTGTTGATTGATGGAAAAGGACGGAGCGTATATTTCAAGAATACTATCATCATCATGAGCTCAAATCTAGGAGCAGAGAACCTGTCAGCTGGAATGGCCGCAGAAAACATGGAAACTGCACGGGATCTTCTTATGGAAAAG GTTGAGAAACGCTTTAAGCCTGAATTTATCAACAAACTGAGTGAGACTGTGATATTTGAGCCGCTTTCGCATGACGAACTGAGGGAGATTGTGAAAATCCAGATGAAGAGTGTTGTTGCTATGGCAGCTAACAAGGGCATCTCTTTGTTTGCATCAGATGCTGCCTTGGACGTCATTTGGTCAGAGTTGCACGACATG GTGTATGGTGCAAGGCCTATTAAGAGGTGGATGAAGAAGAATGTGACGAGAGTTCTCGTGGACATGCTTGTCAATGGAGAAGCATGCCAAGGCTCGACCGTCTTCATAGATGCCGCCAATGATAGGAAGGGGCTGAAATACCACGTACTGAAGTAG